The following is a genomic window from Deltaproteobacteria bacterium.
AGTCTATGACAGCCTGGAGGAGGGTCACAGGTCTGCAGTCCTAGATGCTCAACTCGTCCGTGGGGATCTGGCGGATCGCAATGGGACCTACCGATGCCTGCGCCGCTATGGGATCGATTCTGTGATCCACATGGCCGCATACTGTCTTGTTGGAGAGTCCGAACGAGCCCCTTTGAAGTATTTCCAGAACAACGTGAGCAATGGCTTGAATCTCCTCGCCGCCATGTTAGAGGCGGGGGTTAGGGTTATGGTGTTTTCTTCTTCGGCTGCCGTGTACGGCGAGCCTTCCTCGGTACCCATAGATGAAGGAACTACTCCTTATCCGACCAACGTCTATGGAGAGACCAAACTCTACTACGAGAGGATTCTTGAGAAGTGCAGAAGAGCCTATGGGCTGCGTTACGTCTCTCTCAGGTATTTCAACGCTGCAGGTGCTGATAGAGAAGGCGACATGGGGGAGGACCACCGCCAGGAAACCCACCTGATTCCACTGGTTCTGAGAGCTGCTCTGAACCAGAAGGCCATTCTCAGGGTTTTTGGAACCGACTACCCCACTCCGGACGGAACCTGCATTCGTGATTATGTACACGTCGAAGATCTGGCAGATGCCCATATCCTTGCCCTTGAGGCACTCCAAGGCGGACTCCGAAGCACGGTTTACAACCTCGGCAACGGGACGGGGTACTCTGTCATGGAGGTTATAAATACGGCCAGGAGCATCACTGGTAAAGATATCCCCTGGATCAGGTCGGAGCGGAGGCCTGGGGATCCCGCAGTTCTGGTGGCAAGTTGCGAGCGCATAAAGAAGGATCTGGGATGGCGCGTTCGGTTTCCCCGGCTCGAAGAGATCATCCGGACAGCCTGGGCCTGGCACTCCACCCATCCGAACGGATATGCCGACCGCTAGACAATTCGCAGATTAACGGAGTGGAGCCCGATCTTCCCTCCAGGGGCTACCAAGACCTCCCACGCCCCGGACATTGAAGTGAGGACGGAGATGCAACCAGGTGAGAAGTGTGGCGTTTTCGGAATATACGGACATCCAGAGGCGTCGAACCTGACATACCTCGGTCTCTATTCACTGCAGCACCGCGGCCAGGAAAGTGCCGGAATAGTCTCGTCAGACGGAAAGGGCCTCCATTACCACCGGGGCATGGGCCTTGTCTCAGAGGTCTTTACAAGGGAAATAATCAAGGAACTCCCGGGCAGGGCGGCAATCGGTCACGTGCGATATTCGACGGCCGGTGGCAGTCATGTGAAAAACGCGCAACCCTTTGTGGTGGACTACGCCAGGGGCGGTCTTGCCGTCGCCCACAACGGCAATCTCACAAACGCCAGACGGATAAGGGACGAACTCGAGGCCTATGGGTCGATCTTCCAATCGACCATGGACACGGAGGTGATCGTACATCTCATCGCCCAGGCTCGCCAGCCCTCGCTGGCCGACCGGGTTGCGGCGGCCCTCCAAAGACTGGAGGGAGCCTACAGTCTGGTCTTTCTCAGCGACGACCAGTTGATCGCGGTTCGCGACCCCCACGGGTTCAGGCCACTGGTTCTCGGAAGATTGGAAGAAGCCTGGGTCGTCGCCTCGGAAACATGCGCCTTTGATCTGATCGGCGGCGAGTACGTGCGAGAAATCGAACCGGGCGAGGTTCTTGTCATCGACGACAAGGGACTCGAATCGATAAGCCCCTTTGAGAGGACCACCAATTCACTCTGTGTATTTGAGTTCATCTATTTTGCCCGACCCGACTCGGTCGTCTTCGGCCGGAACGTCTACTCGGTGAGATTGGCGCTGGGCAGACAGTTGGCCAGAGAACATCCTGCAGAAGCCGACCTTGTGGTTCCTATTCCGGATTCAGGTTTTCCCGCCACAATCGGTTATGCTCAGCAATCCGGAATCCCCCTGGAGATGGGATTGATCAGGAATCACTATATCGGCCGGACATTCATCGAACCCGAGCAGTCGATCCGCCATTTCGGAGTGAAGATCAAGCTCAACGCAGTGAGGGACATTATCAGGGGCAAAAGGGTAATTCTCGTGGATGACTCGATCGTTAGAGCCACTACAGGGAGAAAAATCGTGAAAATGGTAAGGAATGCCGGGGCAAAGACGGTCCATACCAGGATCAGCTCTCCCCCCATCACACACCCCTGTTTCTATGGCATCGATACGCCTCTGAGAGAAGAACTCATCGCATCTACCCACACGGTGGACGAAGTGGGCACCTACCTCACCGCCGATTCCCTGGGCTACCTGAGTCTGGAAGGACTCAAGGAGTGTGTGGGAGAGAACAGCCACCGATTCTGCTACGCCTGTTTTACCGGGGACTATCCGGTGCCGGTTCTGTTCCGTCAGGAAGATCCTCAACTGGCCCTCTTCTAGAACCCTCCTTTCAAACCAGGCCCCATGGGAGTCGGAGCCCGGTCGGAATCGCATGCAGGTTCTCTCTCGTCCTCGGCTGATGCATCTGCACCGTGGAGAAATCGGCGGACCCGTTCGGTAGTACCGCGATCGATACCGGTGGCACTTTGGAGATCCTCTACCGAGGCCCTCTTGATCTGCCCGAGCGACTTGAAGTGCATCAGGAGCCGCTGTTTTCGCACCTTCCCGACCCCTGGTATCTCATCGAGCACCGAACCGAGATCCCGCCTCTTCCGGAGCTTCTTGTGATAGGAGATGGCGAATCGATG
Proteins encoded in this region:
- the galE gene encoding UDP-glucose 4-epimerase GalE; protein product: MVTGGAGYVGSFIVRALLRTGHEPIVYDSLEEGHRSAVLDAQLVRGDLADRNGTYRCLRRYGIDSVIHMAAYCLVGESERAPLKYFQNNVSNGLNLLAAMLEAGVRVMVFSSSAAVYGEPSSVPIDEGTTPYPTNVYGETKLYYERILEKCRRAYGLRYVSLRYFNAAGADREGDMGEDHRQETHLIPLVLRAALNQKAILRVFGTDYPTPDGTCIRDYVHVEDLADAHILALEALQGGLRSTVYNLGNGTGYSVMEVINTARSITGKDIPWIRSERRPGDPAVLVASCERIKKDLGWRVRFPRLEEIIRTAWAWHSTHPNGYADR
- a CDS encoding amidophosphoribosyltransferase translates to MQPGEKCGVFGIYGHPEASNLTYLGLYSLQHRGQESAGIVSSDGKGLHYHRGMGLVSEVFTREIIKELPGRAAIGHVRYSTAGGSHVKNAQPFVVDYARGGLAVAHNGNLTNARRIRDELEAYGSIFQSTMDTEVIVHLIAQARQPSLADRVAAALQRLEGAYSLVFLSDDQLIAVRDPHGFRPLVLGRLEEAWVVASETCAFDLIGGEYVREIEPGEVLVIDDKGLESISPFERTTNSLCVFEFIYFARPDSVVFGRNVYSVRLALGRQLAREHPAEADLVVPIPDSGFPATIGYAQQSGIPLEMGLIRNHYIGRTFIEPEQSIRHFGVKIKLNAVRDIIRGKRVILVDDSIVRATTGRKIVKMVRNAGAKTVHTRISSPPITHPCFYGIDTPLREELIASTHTVDEVGTYLTADSLGYLSLEGLKECVGENSHRFCYACFTGDYPVPVLFRQEDPQLALF